One genomic region from Phycodurus eques isolate BA_2022a chromosome 16, UOR_Pequ_1.1, whole genome shotgun sequence encodes:
- the LOC133414837 gene encoding calcium-binding protein 5-like isoform X2 codes for MSLKRACIFLRGGKRRQRNLTHDEVEELRVAFVEFDKDKDGFITCKHLGNLMRTMGYMPTEMELIELSQNINMNLGGRVDFEDFVELMTPKLLAETAGMIGLKELKDAFREFDIDGDGSITSDELRHAMLKLLGEQANRKEIEAVVKEADSNGDGTVDFEEFVKMMSRK; via the exons ATGAGCCTGAAACGAGCCTGCATCTTCCTCCGAGGGGGGAAAAGGAGACAA AGAAATCTCACTCACGATGAGGTCGAAG AATTACGTGTGGCATTTGTGGAGTTTGACAAAGACAAAGATGGCTTCATAACCTGTAAACATTTGGGCAACCTGATGAGGACGATGGGTTACATGCCAACTGAAATGGAGCTGATAGAACTTAGCCAAAACATCAACATGAATT TGGGAGGACGGGTGGACTTTGAGGACTTTGTGGAACTGATGACCCCCAAGCTCCTGGCTGAAACTGCAGGCATGATTGGACTAAAAGAACTTAAAGACGCTTTCAGAGAG TTTGATATTGACGGTGATGGTTCGATCACATCCGATGAGCTGAGGCACGCCATGCTGAAATTACTGGGCGAACAAGCCAACAGAAAAGAAATTGAAGCAGTGGTGAAAGAAGCTGACAGCAATGGGGATGGGACTGTGGACTTTGAGG AGTTTGTGAAAATGATGTCACGGAAGTGA
- the LOC133414837 gene encoding calcium-binding protein 5-like isoform X1 — protein MSLKRACIFLRGGKRRQRNLTHDEVEELRVAFVEFDKDKDGFITCKHLGNLMRTMGYMPTEMELIELSQNINMNLGGRVDFEDFVELMTPKLLAETAGMIGLKELKDAFREFDIDGDGSITSDELRHAMLKLLGEQANRKEIEAVVKEADSNGDGTVDFEGEKQKTCKQHS, from the exons ATGAGCCTGAAACGAGCCTGCATCTTCCTCCGAGGGGGGAAAAGGAGACAA AGAAATCTCACTCACGATGAGGTCGAAG AATTACGTGTGGCATTTGTGGAGTTTGACAAAGACAAAGATGGCTTCATAACCTGTAAACATTTGGGCAACCTGATGAGGACGATGGGTTACATGCCAACTGAAATGGAGCTGATAGAACTTAGCCAAAACATCAACATGAATT TGGGAGGACGGGTGGACTTTGAGGACTTTGTGGAACTGATGACCCCCAAGCTCCTGGCTGAAACTGCAGGCATGATTGGACTAAAAGAACTTAAAGACGCTTTCAGAGAG TTTGATATTGACGGTGATGGTTCGATCACATCCGATGAGCTGAGGCACGCCATGCTGAAATTACTGGGCGAACAAGCCAACAGAAAAGAAATTGAAGCAGTGGTGAAAGAAGCTGACAGCAATGGGGATGGGACTGTGGACTTTGAGGGTGAGAAACAAAAAACTTGCAAACAACAttcataa